The following are encoded in a window of Castanea sativa cultivar Marrone di Chiusa Pesio chromosome 9, ASM4071231v1 genomic DNA:
- the LOC142611270 gene encoding small ribosomal subunit protein uS8my-like has translation MGRRILNDALRSIVNAEKRGKATVELKPISNVISSFLKIMKDRGYIKDYQVYDPHRVGRISVELQGRVKDCKALTYRQDIKARDIENYRLRMLPTHQWGYVVITTPDGVLDHEEAIKKNVGGQVLGYFL, from the exons atggggaGGAGGATATTGAACGATGCGTTGAGATCGATAGTGAATGCGGAGAAGAGAGGAAAAGCAACTGTGGAGTTGAAGCCTATCTCCAATGTCATTTCTTCCTTTCTCAAGATCATGAAAGATCGAG GGTACATCAAGGATTATCAGGTCTATGATCCGCATAGAGTGGGGAGGATATCAGTTGAACTACAAGGCAGGGTTAAAGATTGCAAGGCTCTCACTTACAGGCAGGATATCAAGGCAAGGGATATTGAAAATTACAGATTGCGTATGCTACCAACACATCAG TGGGGTTATGTCGTAATCACAACTCCAGATGGTGTTTTGGATCACGAAGAGGCAATTAAAAAGAATGTGGGTGGTCAGGTTTTGGGTTATTTTCTTTAG
- the LOC142611269 gene encoding uncharacterized protein LOC142611269 isoform X2 has product MLRRYILSDGVPLDLVQATLIISYCWQGEIEETSKVLVSIGSEGFLDQLVDSSKCQLLLVVHDSLFLLAGIKEKYDRVKCWQGELIYVPEKWRPLDVVFLYFLPALSFNLDQVFGALAKLCLPGARVVISHPQGRDILKQQQQQNPDVIISDLPEKMTLQKVAADHSFDVAEFVDEPGFYLAVLKFSDARN; this is encoded by the exons ATGCTAAG GAGATATATACTATCAGATGGAGTCCCACTGGACTTGGTACAGGCAACCCTAATCATCAGTTATTGTTGGCAAG GGGAGATTGAAGAAACTTCTAAAGTGTTGGTTTCAATTGGTTCCGAAGGATTTTTAGATCAGTTGGTTGATTCATCAAAATGCCAACTTTTGCTTGTCGTCCATGATTCACTTTTTCTGTTAGCTGgcatcaaagaaaaatatgacagGGTTAAATGTTGGCAAGGAGAACTTATATATGTGCCAGAGAAGTGGAGGCCACTAGATGTTGTGTTCCTCTATTTTCTTCCTGCTTTGTCCTTTAATCTTGACCAGGTTTTTGGAGCTCTTGCAAAACTTTGTTTGCCAG GGGCAAGGGTGGTTATTAGCCATCCCCAAGGAAGGGACATCTTaaagcagcagcaacaacaaaatCCTGATGTCATAATTTCTGATTTGCCCGAGAAGATGACATTACAGAAGGTGGCAGCTGATCATTCTTTTGATGTGGCTGAATTTGTAGATGAACCTGGTTTTTATCTTGCTGTTTTGAAGTTCTCTGATGCAAGAAATTAA
- the LOC142611269 gene encoding uncharacterized protein LOC142611269 isoform X1 has product MNSLYSPTSFLLPSHRWQFTPCLQVQPQNLYVHRLLPLSLSSALKSNCPLRAHKASIGATIPPNEGAVSVINFEDFVEKDWSFLDSDNLISGEELNKNIDRIISAGEIEETSKVLVSIGSEGFLDQLVDSSKCQLLLVVHDSLFLLAGIKEKYDRVKCWQGELIYVPEKWRPLDVVFLYFLPALSFNLDQVFGALAKLCLPGARVVISHPQGRDILKQQQQQNPDVIISDLPEKMTLQKVAADHSFDVAEFVDEPGFYLAVLKFSDARN; this is encoded by the exons ATGAATTCTCTCTATTCACCTACTTCTTTCCTCCTTCCATCACATAGATGGCAGTTCACACCATGTCTTCAAGTACAACCACAAAATTTATATGTTCACCGCCTCTTGccactttctctctcctctgcACTAAAATCAAACTGTCCTTTACGTGCTCATAAGGCATCCATTGGTGCTACAATTCCCCCAAATGAGGGAGCAGTATCTGTAATTAACTTCGAAGACTTTGTTGAAAAAGATTGGTCATTTCTTGATTCAGATAATTTGATATCTGGAGAGGAgcttaacaaaaatattgatcGCATTATTTCTGCAGGGGAGATTGAAGAAACTTCTAAAGTGTTGGTTTCAATTGGTTCCGAAGGATTTTTAGATCAGTTGGTTGATTCATCAAAATGCCAACTTTTGCTTGTCGTCCATGATTCACTTTTTCTGTTAGCTGgcatcaaagaaaaatatgacagGGTTAAATGTTGGCAAGGAGAACTTATATATGTGCCAGAGAAGTGGAGGCCACTAGATGTTGTGTTCCTCTATTTTCTTCCTGCTTTGTCCTTTAATCTTGACCAGGTTTTTGGAGCTCTTGCAAAACTTTGTTTGCCAG GGGCAAGGGTGGTTATTAGCCATCCCCAAGGAAGGGACATCTTaaagcagcagcaacaacaaaatCCTGATGTCATAATTTCTGATTTGCCCGAGAAGATGACATTACAGAAGGTGGCAGCTGATCATTCTTTTGATGTGGCTGAATTTGTAGATGAACCTGGTTTTTATCTTGCTGTTTTGAAGTTCTCTGATGCAAGAAATTAA